One genomic window of Sphingobacterium oryzagri includes the following:
- a CDS encoding ABC transporter ATP-binding protein, whose protein sequence is MARARLNSGNTQSEDLPKPKLNKELLKKALKIFSYLRPYRGKFIFGMIFLTLSSLTMLTFPALLGAMIDAAQGRQTYSWLPASVLQIGAISMAILLFQSLVSFGRIRLFVEIAEKALANIRKDTYHKLITLPIEFFSNRRVGELNSRLSADLAQIQDTLTTTLAEVLRQSISLAFGVCLLVFVSPKLALMNLCILPLIVITAIIFGRFIRNLSRQAQDQLADSNSIVQETLLGISNVKAFVNEYYETNRYATKLNSVVGLAVKGATYRGIFASFIIFCIFGAVIAVIWYGASLVARHEITVGDLTTYILYSMFVAGSMGSFPELYANIQRSLGASERVLEILDEEKENIVISEHNKEVQQKIHGSLTFDHVGFTYPSRIDIPILKDISFHVDAGKKLALVGPSGTGKSTIAALILQFYKPSAGSIAYDGKDSADFSLTDIRNQVAIVPQDVLLFGGTIRENIGYGRLDADAEDIIEAAKRANAHDFIMAFPQAYDTLVGERGVKLSGGQRQRIAIARALLKDPAILILDEATSSLDSESERLVQLALEELMRDRTSVIIAHRLSTIKNADQIVVIENGQVSEIGNHVELMSKGSGLYHHLYSLQSAQRIIS, encoded by the coding sequence ATGGCTAGAGCGCGATTGAACAGTGGTAATACACAGTCCGAAGATTTACCTAAACCCAAGCTTAACAAAGAGTTACTAAAAAAAGCATTGAAAATATTTTCTTACCTGCGGCCTTACCGTGGTAAGTTTATTTTTGGGATGATTTTTTTGACGCTTTCCAGCTTAACGATGCTCACCTTCCCGGCGCTATTGGGCGCGATGATAGATGCTGCACAGGGTCGGCAAACCTACTCTTGGCTACCTGCCAGTGTGTTACAGATCGGCGCCATCTCCATGGCGATCTTGCTTTTTCAATCGCTGGTATCTTTCGGTCGTATTCGTTTATTCGTGGAAATCGCGGAGAAAGCATTGGCAAACATCCGTAAAGATACCTATCACAAACTGATCACGCTCCCGATTGAGTTTTTTTCCAACAGAAGAGTCGGCGAGTTAAACAGCCGCTTGTCGGCAGACTTAGCACAAATTCAGGATACCCTGACCACCACACTTGCCGAAGTCCTTCGCCAAAGCATTAGTTTAGCATTTGGCGTTTGCCTATTGGTGTTTGTATCGCCGAAGTTAGCGTTGATGAACCTTTGCATTTTACCACTTATCGTGATCACGGCGATCATCTTTGGGCGCTTTATCCGCAATCTTTCCCGTCAGGCGCAAGATCAACTTGCAGATTCCAACAGCATCGTGCAGGAAACGCTATTAGGTATCAGCAATGTCAAGGCGTTTGTCAACGAATACTACGAAACAAACCGCTACGCAACCAAATTAAACAGCGTTGTAGGTTTGGCCGTAAAAGGCGCCACCTATCGCGGTATTTTTGCCTCGTTTATCATCTTCTGCATTTTTGGTGCTGTTATCGCCGTTATTTGGTATGGCGCCTCGTTGGTAGCTAGGCATGAGATTACGGTAGGCGATTTAACGACCTATATTCTCTATTCCATGTTTGTCGCCGGATCGATGGGCAGCTTTCCAGAGCTCTACGCGAATATTCAGCGATCACTTGGCGCGAGCGAAAGGGTGTTGGAAATACTAGACGAAGAGAAAGAAAATATTGTGATCTCCGAGCACAATAAAGAGGTGCAGCAAAAGATTCATGGATCGCTTACCTTCGATCATGTGGGCTTCACCTATCCTTCCCGCATCGATATCCCGATTTTGAAAGATATTTCCTTCCATGTAGATGCCGGTAAAAAATTAGCCTTGGTCGGCCCAAGTGGAACAGGTAAGTCTACCATCGCCGCGTTGATCCTGCAATTTTATAAGCCAAGTGCAGGAAGTATTGCCTACGACGGGAAGGACAGCGCAGACTTTTCGCTAACAGATATTCGTAATCAGGTAGCTATTGTGCCGCAAGATGTGTTGCTATTTGGCGGAACTATTCGCGAAAATATCGGTTACGGCCGTCTCGATGCAGACGCCGAAGACATTATTGAAGCGGCAAAAAGAGCCAATGCACATGATTTTATTATGGCCTTTCCGCAAGCTTATGACACCCTGGTGGGCGAACGCGGCGTGAAACTATCCGGCGGACAGCGCCAACGGATTGCTATTGCACGGGCTCTACTAAAAGATCCGGCGATACTCATTCTGGACGAAGCAACATCGTCGCTAGACTCCGAGTCTGAACGTCTCGTGCAGCTCGCGCTGGAAGAGCTGATGCGTGACAGGACGTCGGTGATCATCGCGCACCGGCTTAGTACAATAAAAAACGCGGATCAAATTGTCGTCATTGAAAATGGACAAGTTTCCGAAATAGGCAACCACGTGGAACTTATGAGCAAAGGAAGCGGCCTCTATCACCACCTCTATTCGCTGCAGTCTGCTCAACGCATTATCAGTTAA
- a CDS encoding heme exporter protein CcmB has translation MNTLQQVKALVYKDIVLEWRSKYAINGILLYVVSTVFVCYQAFKSVDTLVWNALFWIILLFASVNAISRSFVQESVNRQLYYYTLVSPKAVILSKIVYNTLLMVLLSAIAYLAYSVTFKNTVGDPLLYTVAVLLGSVSFASVFTMVSGISAKAGNNSTLMAVLSFPVVIPLLIVLIKLSQNALTGLDRAISSGEILVLLAINVITITISLLLFPYLWRD, from the coding sequence ATGAATACACTCCAACAAGTCAAAGCATTAGTCTATAAAGATATTGTTCTTGAATGGCGCTCTAAGTATGCCATTAACGGTATCTTACTTTACGTCGTATCTACAGTATTTGTTTGCTATCAAGCATTTAAATCTGTAGATACGCTCGTTTGGAACGCTTTGTTCTGGATTATCCTGCTCTTTGCCAGCGTCAACGCCATCAGTCGCTCTTTTGTGCAGGAAAGCGTAAACCGCCAACTGTATTATTACACCTTAGTCAGCCCAAAAGCAGTCATACTTTCAAAAATAGTGTACAACACCTTGCTTATGGTGTTGCTCTCCGCTATCGCTTACCTTGCGTATTCAGTCACCTTTAAAAATACGGTCGGCGATCCGTTATTGTACACCGTCGCTGTGCTGCTGGGCAGTGTTAGCTTTGCCTCTGTATTTACGATGGTATCGGGCATAAGTGCGAAAGCGGGCAATAACAGCACCTTAATGGCGGTACTCAGTTTTCCCGTCGTCATACCTTTGCTTATCGTCTTGATTAAGCTCTCTCAAAATGCGCTCACGGGCTTGGATCGCGCAATCAGTAGCGGCGAAATACTCGTCCTTTTGGCAATTAATGTAATTACGATTACAATTTCTTTGTTGTTATTTCCTTACCTTTGGCGTGATTAA
- the ccsA gene encoding cytochrome c biogenesis protein yields MRKSWWKILGLVMVAAAIVAGLLGPVPVLPILHETIRNVYFHVPMWFTMLTLYLISVIYSIKYLGSGKTEHDLFAVEAVNTGIIFCSMGLLTGMLWANITWGEPWPNDPKLNGSAIATLMYLAYLVLRNALEEEQKRAKISAIYNIFAFPVMVVLLYILPKLTDSLHPGSGGNSTFGDLDMNSQMRPIFYTSVIGWILIGVWVFTLRYRVRIVENKRNQLD; encoded by the coding sequence ATGAGAAAATCTTGGTGGAAAATATTGGGGCTCGTGATGGTTGCTGCGGCAATTGTAGCAGGGTTGCTTGGTCCGGTACCGGTATTGCCTATCTTACACGAAACCATACGAAATGTGTACTTTCACGTGCCGATGTGGTTTACCATGCTTACGCTTTATTTGATTTCAGTTATTTACAGCATCAAATATTTAGGTTCTGGAAAAACCGAGCACGATTTATTTGCTGTTGAAGCCGTCAATACCGGCATCATATTTTGCAGCATGGGTTTGTTGACAGGCATGCTTTGGGCAAACATCACCTGGGGTGAGCCGTGGCCCAATGATCCTAAACTCAATGGATCGGCTATAGCCACGCTGATGTATCTGGCCTATCTCGTACTGCGCAACGCGTTGGAAGAAGAGCAGAAACGCGCAAAAATATCCGCGATTTATAATATTTTCGCGTTTCCTGTGATGGTCGTCTTGTTATACATCTTGCCTAAACTAACCGACTCGTTGCATCCCGGAAGTGGCGGCAACAGCACGTTTGGCGATCTTGACATGAATAGCCAAATGCGACCTATATTTTACACATCCGTTATCGGCTGGATACTGATCGGCGTATGGGTCTTCACCCTTCGTTATCGCGTGCGTATAGTCGAAAACAAAAGAAACCAGCTTGATTAG
- a CDS encoding CcmD family protein, translating into MKNIIAVVFFLLSSVSLFAQSEIDMATGLRSSGKIYVVVLVLLTIFAVLGVFLFLLDRRIKKLEK; encoded by the coding sequence ATGAAGAATATAATTGCAGTAGTTTTTTTTCTCCTATCAAGCGTCAGCCTATTTGCGCAAAGCGAGATTGACATGGCCACAGGCCTGAGAAGCTCTGGAAAGATCTACGTTGTTGTATTGGTGTTATTGACCATCTTTGCCGTTTTGGGCGTCTTTCTATTTTTGTTGGACAGACGGATTAAAAAACTGGAAAAATAA
- a CDS encoding DUF6427 family protein, with amino-acid sequence MIIQQHRKFTPFNIVSVSIVGLALCLGVFLHLPDKITPILFEPAINNLIGIALGDNLRPAENVFITLLLTLLQAFFLNRIISHFNFLGKPNFLTALMYMTLVSLCAPFLVLSPPLICNFIAIWMLGKLFNIYKQNDVKGLMYDLGMIVAAGSLIYFPFMVMMILLWISLIVFRPFNWREWMTPLLGFSTIYFLLGVVYYWTGRLNDFFAIFEPLGYAFPTELSLNVYDYLVIVPIVIALLFFLVVLKDQFFKSVVHIRKAFQLLFFMVLLTLSSFYLNEHITINHFLLCAPPIAIYLAYYFTHSKSKWIYETLYLIIIASIVYFQFF; translated from the coding sequence ATGATTATTCAGCAACATCGAAAGTTTACACCCTTCAATATTGTATCGGTTTCGATTGTTGGACTAGCGCTTTGTCTAGGCGTCTTTCTTCATCTACCAGATAAGATTACGCCCATACTGTTTGAACCCGCGATTAATAATCTTATTGGTATTGCACTTGGCGACAACCTGCGGCCGGCCGAAAATGTGTTTATCACCCTACTGCTGACCTTGCTGCAAGCTTTTTTCCTGAATCGCATCATTAGCCATTTTAATTTCCTGGGCAAACCCAATTTTTTGACGGCTTTAATGTACATGACCTTAGTCAGTTTGTGTGCGCCTTTTCTGGTGTTGTCGCCCCCACTTATCTGTAATTTTATCGCCATATGGATGTTAGGCAAATTGTTCAACATCTACAAACAAAATGATGTCAAGGGCTTAATGTACGATCTGGGCATGATTGTCGCTGCCGGAAGCCTCATTTATTTTCCGTTTATGGTCATGATGATCCTGCTGTGGATCAGCCTTATCGTATTCCGGCCGTTCAATTGGCGCGAATGGATGACGCCGTTACTCGGCTTTTCAACCATCTATTTCCTTTTGGGCGTTGTCTATTACTGGACCGGAAGGCTGAATGACTTCTTTGCTATCTTCGAACCATTGGGCTATGCTTTCCCGACCGAGCTTTCTTTAAATGTATACGATTACCTCGTTATCGTACCGATCGTCATTGCCCTGCTCTTCTTTTTGGTGGTGTTAAAAGATCAATTTTTTAAAAGTGTGGTGCATATCAGAAAAGCATTTCAACTGTTGTTTTTCATGGTATTACTCACCTTGAGTTCTTTTTACCTGAACGAGCATATTACGATTAACCACTTTTTGCTGTGCGCACCGCCGATAGCCATTTACCTGGCTTATTACTTCACGCACTCCAAATCAAAGTGGATTTATGAAACACTATATTTAATTATTATCGCCAGCATAGTCTATTTTCAGTTCTTTTAA